A part of bacterium genomic DNA contains:
- a CDS encoding PBSX family phage terminase large subunit, with translation MTAAVAPDVIAAMPRKLAFLRKPARYKVAYGGRGGGKSWAFARQLLIRGVQEPIRVLCTRELQVSIADSVHKLLSDQIAALGLGGWYAIQQQTIRGRNGSEFIFSGLRSNVTKIKSMEGVDVVWVEEAETVSEESWRILIPTIRKKGSEIWVSFNPREESDPTYRRFVVNPPPDAVVVKIGWQDNPWFPAELRREKEYDYSVDPDAAAHVWGGECRSQSDAQVLKGKVVVESFDPRPEWSGPYYGADWGFAKDPTTLVRAYVDEETRTLYVDAEAYGVGVDIDATPALFDGVPGARDHAMRADSARPETISYMKRNGYPRIVGVEKWQGSVEDGIAFLRSFARIVVHPRCRHVAEEARLYSYRVDRLTGDVLPIVEDAHNHTMDALRYALQPLIRRAGGGWGRFLSKRAAGAEAGVKEAAGA, from the coding sequence GGGCGTTCGCCCGGCAGTTGCTGATCCGCGGAGTCCAGGAACCGATCCGCGTCCTGTGCACCCGCGAGCTGCAGGTGTCCATTGCCGACAGCGTCCACAAGCTGCTCTCCGACCAGATCGCAGCGCTCGGGCTCGGCGGCTGGTACGCGATCCAGCAGCAGACGATCCGCGGGCGCAACGGGAGCGAGTTCATCTTCTCGGGCCTCCGATCGAACGTCACGAAGATCAAGTCGATGGAAGGCGTTGACGTCGTCTGGGTCGAAGAGGCCGAGACGGTCAGCGAAGAGAGCTGGCGCATCCTGATCCCGACGATCCGCAAGAAGGGCTCCGAGATTTGGGTGTCGTTCAACCCGCGCGAAGAGAGCGATCCGACGTATAGACGTTTCGTCGTGAATCCGCCGCCGGACGCCGTCGTCGTCAAGATCGGCTGGCAAGACAATCCTTGGTTCCCGGCCGAGCTACGCCGGGAGAAGGAGTACGACTATTCCGTCGATCCCGACGCCGCCGCGCACGTTTGGGGCGGGGAATGCCGCTCGCAGAGCGATGCGCAGGTGCTCAAGGGGAAGGTCGTCGTCGAGTCGTTCGACCCGCGCCCCGAATGGTCCGGCCCGTACTACGGCGCGGATTGGGGCTTCGCGAAGGATCCGACCACGCTCGTTCGCGCCTACGTGGACGAAGAGACGCGCACGCTCTACGTGGACGCGGAAGCCTACGGCGTCGGCGTTGACATCGACGCGACGCCGGCCCTCTTCGACGGCGTTCCCGGCGCCCGCGACCACGCGATGCGCGCCGATTCCGCGCGGCCGGAAACCATCAGCTACATGAAGCGCAACGGCTACCCGCGCATCGTCGGCGTCGAGAAATGGCAAGGCTCCGTCGAGGACGGGATCGCGTTCCTGCGCTCGTTCGCGCGCATCGTCGTGCATCCGCGCTGCCGCCACGTGGCGGAAGAGGCGCGCCTGTATTCGTACCGCGTGGACCGCCTGACCGGCGACGTCCTGCCGATCGTCGAGGACGCGCACAACCACACGATGGACGCCCTCCGCTACGCCCTGCAGCCGCTCATCCGGCGCGCGGGCGGCGGCTGGGGCCGATTCCTCTCGAAGCGTGCGGCCGGCGCCGAGGCCGGCGTGAAGGAGGCCGCGGGTGCTTAG
- a CDS encoding phage portal protein: protein MLRRIVKAARQVAERADLADQAEALLSGRWNVSGSQTDPARVAVNDAAVAGDGRPMAPAPPIQPTEPLGRSPRAWVPPLGWNLGTVPRGNVPGLTPVATLRAVASWDLVRCAINDLIGQIVGLDWVARGKSDLRGDPDPADLARAKAFLAMPDAANRVPLRAWLVRAVEEVVVTDALSLVPRRALDGTPLGLTQIDGATICPRVDVYGEYPLPPATAYQQIVYGRPETDFTLPGGDAPLWYVPMSPRVDSPYGRSRVEAILLTANLAARSNNFDLSWFTEGNIPEAIYGMPADVGEEALQKMQDYFDEKFAGVDHARSGRVALLPDGKLMQFQQRQWSYDNAEWWGRLICWAIGVSNLPLAKMMNRATSEQAEKGSTDSGTKPVAKFVAEILTRYLADELGIADVEIAVDDAEAIAPETAQARDEGDARSGLRTLNEIRSERGLPPYPDAIGARPFVITGSGPVYFDQPQPAAAPATPQPAAPPQDDDAEAKAELMRWRKVARKCVKAARPVRDFASDVLPESRRAPLAALLKCARDDRQVEHLFKAAMVGHGHGSRAWSRSEATIRSAVEDWLESVAPAVRNWAAMRASARKASGDVPRPPVDVPERDAEMIREALVEMQTGGRADAAIALKATLDADPARARAYAAKRAAELVGRRIVGGDAESGYETAANPNPRWAITETLRDDLRSLVERSLEEGASPQEIASRVDELLADPERAETIARTETGFAYNAGAADGYRELGVERVEVLDGDGCLPDGHDDGAPEPDDGDGVQPDAQANGQTWDVSDFARYPLGHPRCVRAAVPVTEA from the coding sequence GTGCTTAGGCGCATCGTCAAGGCGGCGCGGCAGGTGGCCGAACGCGCGGACCTCGCGGATCAAGCGGAGGCCCTGCTGTCCGGCCGGTGGAACGTCTCGGGATCGCAGACCGACCCCGCGCGCGTCGCGGTCAACGACGCCGCGGTCGCCGGCGACGGCCGGCCCATGGCCCCCGCGCCGCCGATCCAGCCGACCGAGCCGCTCGGCCGCTCTCCGCGCGCGTGGGTGCCGCCGCTCGGCTGGAATCTCGGCACGGTCCCGCGCGGCAACGTCCCCGGCCTGACGCCGGTCGCCACGCTGCGCGCGGTCGCCTCGTGGGACCTCGTGCGTTGCGCGATCAACGACCTCATCGGCCAGATCGTCGGCCTCGATTGGGTCGCGCGCGGCAAGTCGGACCTTCGCGGAGACCCGGACCCAGCGGACCTCGCCCGCGCCAAGGCGTTCCTTGCGATGCCGGACGCGGCGAACCGCGTTCCGCTGCGCGCGTGGCTCGTGCGCGCGGTCGAGGAAGTCGTCGTCACCGACGCCCTGTCCCTCGTTCCGCGCCGCGCGCTCGACGGGACGCCGCTCGGCCTGACGCAGATCGACGGAGCGACAATCTGCCCGCGCGTGGACGTCTACGGCGAGTACCCGTTGCCGCCGGCGACGGCCTACCAGCAGATCGTCTACGGCCGTCCCGAGACGGACTTCACGTTGCCCGGCGGCGACGCTCCGCTCTGGTACGTCCCGATGAGCCCGCGCGTCGATTCGCCCTACGGGCGCTCGCGCGTCGAGGCGATCCTGTTGACGGCCAATCTGGCCGCGCGAAGCAACAACTTTGACCTGAGCTGGTTCACCGAAGGCAACATCCCCGAGGCGATCTACGGGATGCCCGCCGACGTCGGCGAAGAGGCCCTGCAGAAGATGCAGGACTACTTCGACGAGAAGTTCGCGGGCGTCGATCACGCGCGCTCTGGCCGCGTCGCGCTCCTGCCCGACGGCAAGCTGATGCAGTTCCAGCAGCGGCAATGGAGCTACGACAACGCCGAGTGGTGGGGGCGGCTGATCTGCTGGGCGATCGGCGTCTCGAATTTGCCGCTCGCCAAGATGATGAATCGCGCCACGAGCGAGCAGGCCGAGAAGGGCTCGACCGACTCCGGCACGAAGCCGGTCGCCAAGTTCGTCGCGGAAATCCTGACGCGCTACCTCGCCGACGAGCTCGGCATCGCGGACGTCGAAATCGCGGTGGACGACGCGGAGGCGATCGCCCCCGAGACGGCGCAGGCCCGCGACGAAGGCGACGCGCGAAGCGGCCTCCGCACGCTCAACGAAATCCGATCCGAGCGCGGCCTGCCGCCGTACCCCGACGCGATCGGCGCGCGGCCGTTCGTCATCACGGGCTCGGGCCCGGTCTACTTCGACCAGCCGCAGCCGGCCGCGGCTCCCGCGACTCCGCAGCCCGCCGCGCCTCCGCAGGACGACGACGCCGAGGCGAAGGCCGAGCTGATGCGCTGGCGCAAGGTCGCGCGGAAGTGCGTCAAGGCGGCGCGCCCCGTGCGCGACTTCGCGAGCGACGTTCTGCCCGAGTCGCGCCGCGCCCCGCTGGCCGCGCTCCTCAAATGCGCGCGCGACGACCGGCAAGTCGAGCACCTGTTCAAGGCGGCCATGGTCGGCCACGGTCACGGCTCCCGCGCGTGGTCGCGCTCCGAGGCGACGATCCGCTCGGCCGTCGAGGACTGGCTTGAGTCGGTCGCCCCGGCCGTCCGCAATTGGGCGGCGATGCGGGCGAGCGCGCGCAAGGCGTCCGGCGACGTTCCGCGCCCGCCGGTGGACGTGCCGGAGCGCGACGCGGAGATGATCCGGGAAGCCCTGGTCGAGATGCAGACGGGCGGTCGAGCGGACGCGGCGATCGCGTTGAAGGCCACGCTCGACGCCGACCCGGCTCGCGCGCGGGCCTACGCCGCGAAGCGCGCGGCCGAGCTCGTCGGACGCCGCATCGTCGGCGGCGACGCGGAGTCCGGCTACGAGACGGCCGCGAATCCGAACCCGCGGTGGGCGATCACCGAGACGTTGCGCGATGACCTCCGCTCGCTCGTCGAGCGGTCGCTCGAGGAAGGCGCGAGCCCGCAGGAAATCGCGTCGCGCGTGGACGAGCTGCTGGCCGACCCGGAGCGCGCCGAGACGATCGCGCGCACCGAGACTGGCTTCGCGTACAACGCCGGCGCGGCGGACGGATATCGGGAGCTCGGCGTCGAGCGCGTCGAGGTGCTCGACGGAGACGGCTGCCTGCCGGACGGACACGACGACGGCGCGCCCGAGCCCGACGACGGCGACGGCGTCCAGCCCGACGCGCAGGCGAACGGGCAGACGTGGGACGTATCCGACTTCGCGCGTTACCCCCTCGGGCATCCCCGCTGCGTGCGGGCCGCGGTGCCCGTCACGGAGGCGTGA